Proteins encoded within one genomic window of Mesotoga sp. Brook.08.105.5.1:
- a CDS encoding glycoside hydrolase family 13 protein has translation MMKMKSVVTTVFILAMTIARGVSFLTTADSTPSVVIIESSLELNMSRLDNNWWSAEVNIEPGLYHYYYSTEDATFLDQRNPDKSYKDGAELSVLRVENLGDLQDFARHSVGDRDYFNPVNENEFYFAVSLPIGTTYQLSLIVDGTRYNLEYLRDFGKDSFYRTDRIKVENLEYYFEIEDGDNSVVLDSLGLCQELRLPFIFEKDRLPITYFDLPEWSKGAVYYQIFPERFANGDPRNDPVGVQPWNSDPVFANLGGDGFFGGDLKGIIDRFDHILELGVNAIYLNPIFESPSSHKYDTEDYLKIDDNFGDDYVFEELISLAEDSGIKLILDGVFNHTGYDFFAFKDLREREETSPYKDWYFVKRFPIRKIQDRAMTYVGWNGYAYMPKINSLNEGWQAYVEQLVRKYDLEGIGGWRLDVATEVDPLFWSDFFRPLVKGLDKEKLLVAEFWGDARALLRGKSFDSVMNYPFKDAVVEYVFRAGNSAAKFAAMTNLYLNAYPPQTLHSLWNILDSHDTERILTLAFNQVDLLKIAVAIQMTFIGSPVIYYGDEIGMKGGKDPENRAPMIWDEERWNWEIYEFYKKLTVLRESHESLRTGEYEVMTTSGPVLSYRRWNDQDEVIVVVNPSRESVSFSPSTSGEFFEYLSGRILVIDQHTVEIPAITVWILVRNESGELASADNS, from the coding sequence ATGATGAAAATGAAGAGCGTCGTTACTACGGTTTTCATCTTGGCAATGACAATTGCCAGAGGAGTATCCTTTCTTACTACTGCAGATTCAACACCCTCAGTAGTGATCATTGAGAGTTCACTGGAACTGAATATGTCTCGACTCGATAACAATTGGTGGTCAGCAGAAGTTAATATTGAGCCAGGTCTCTATCATTACTACTATTCCACAGAAGATGCGACTTTTCTTGACCAAAGGAATCCTGACAAGTCGTACAAAGATGGAGCAGAACTATCAGTGTTAAGAGTAGAAAACCTTGGAGACCTGCAAGACTTTGCCAGACACAGTGTTGGCGACAGAGATTACTTCAACCCGGTAAACGAAAATGAATTCTACTTTGCCGTTTCACTTCCTATTGGAACTACTTATCAGCTCAGCCTCATTGTCGATGGGACTCGCTACAATCTAGAGTATCTACGCGACTTCGGCAAAGATAGCTTTTATCGTACAGACAGGATAAAAGTTGAAAACTTGGAGTATTACTTCGAGATAGAGGATGGAGACAACTCAGTGGTCCTCGATTCTCTCGGACTGTGCCAGGAGTTACGTCTTCCATTCATTTTCGAGAAAGATAGGCTTCCCATAACGTATTTTGATCTTCCGGAATGGTCAAAGGGAGCCGTTTATTATCAGATTTTTCCTGAGAGATTCGCAAATGGAGATCCCAGAAACGATCCTGTTGGAGTTCAGCCGTGGAATTCTGATCCTGTTTTCGCCAACCTCGGCGGCGATGGCTTTTTCGGAGGAGACCTCAAAGGGATCATCGATCGTTTCGATCACATTCTTGAGCTGGGAGTAAATGCGATATACCTGAACCCGATCTTTGAAAGCCCTTCGAGTCACAAGTACGATACTGAAGACTACCTGAAGATAGATGACAATTTCGGCGACGACTATGTTTTCGAGGAGCTCATTTCACTGGCAGAAGATTCTGGCATCAAATTGATTCTGGATGGAGTCTTCAATCATACCGGCTACGACTTCTTCGCCTTCAAAGATCTCCGTGAAAGAGAGGAGACTTCCCCCTACAAGGACTGGTATTTTGTCAAACGCTTTCCAATAAGGAAGATCCAGGATAGGGCAATGACATATGTGGGATGGAACGGCTACGCATATATGCCTAAGATAAACAGCCTCAACGAAGGCTGGCAGGCTTACGTGGAACAACTTGTACGCAAGTACGATCTTGAAGGAATCGGTGGCTGGCGTCTCGATGTTGCAACGGAAGTTGACCCTCTTTTCTGGAGTGATTTCTTCAGACCACTTGTGAAGGGGTTAGACAAAGAAAAATTGCTTGTCGCGGAATTTTGGGGAGACGCCAGAGCACTGCTTAGAGGCAAGTCTTTTGATTCGGTTATGAACTACCCCTTTAAGGATGCGGTTGTGGAGTATGTTTTCAGAGCGGGAAACTCTGCTGCAAAGTTCGCAGCTATGACTAATCTGTATCTCAACGCTTATCCGCCTCAGACTCTGCATTCTCTCTGGAACATTCTGGACAGCCACGACACCGAGAGAATTCTTACCCTTGCCTTCAATCAGGTTGATCTTCTGAAGATAGCAGTGGCAATTCAGATGACTTTCATCGGCAGCCCTGTAATTTACTACGGAGACGAAATCGGAATGAAGGGGGGAAAGGATCCGGAGAACAGAGCTCCCATGATCTGGGACGAAGAGAGATGGAACTGGGAAATCTACGAATTCTACAAGAAGCTAACAGTGCTTAGAGAATCTCACGAATCTCTTCGTACCGGAGAATATGAAGTCATGACAACCAGTGGCCCCGTTCTCTCTTACAGAAGATGGAACGATCAGGATGAAGTAATTGTGGTAGTTAATCCATCAAGAGAAAGCGTCTCCTTCAGTCCTTCGACAAGTGGCGAATTCTTTGAGTATCTTTCCGGAAGAATACTGGTAATTGATCAGCACACAGTAGAGATCCCTGCTATAACAGTTTGGATTCTTGTTAGGAACGAGAGCGGTGAACTGGCTTCTGCCGACAACTCTTGA